The Oceaniferula marina genome segment TTTCCCGTAGGATTGTTCATTCGTAAAATTGCGCCAGGTCGTTGTTCCGTCCTTCACCAACTGCTTGAGTTTTTCCTTACTGTCGCTATTGACTCCGACAATGGCAAAAGGGCGTCCCTTCAACTCCTTCACGAGCGACCGCTCGTGAGGAAGCATGGCTTTGCACGGGCCTCACCAAATACCCCAAAAATCAAGCAACACAACTTGCCCCTTGTAATCACTGAGCTTGAACTCCTTGTCATCCTGATCCTTGCCCACGATATCCGGAGCCTTGCACCCGACAGACAAATTCTCAGCAACAAAAATTTCGCCCTTCACCTGCTCAAACAATCGTGGGTTGCTCTCAGCCAGCCCCGGTGTTTGTTGCAGTTTCTTCATCACTTCCAAACCTTCTTTTTTGGTGGCCTCCTGTCGTCCCAACTTCGAGCCGAGATAATACATCGCGCCCTGCCTGACTTTCTCGCTGCCAGCTTTATCAGCAATCAAACGCAACTCCTTGATACCATGCTCACCCCATGAGCGGCCATAGTTCTGAGCCAACGACCCAAGCACCTTGCTGTCCTTGTAATGCGTCAGTAACAACTCCAAGATCTCTTGGCTTTGCTGGGGACGGGCACGCCGAACACTCCATGCCAAACCATCTTCCACGCCCTCAGCCTTGGGGTCTTGTTTAACCAAAGCGAGAATCTGACCCACCGAGGCCTTGGAATCCGGGCGCTCCTTAAAAAGCTCATTCCGCTTGTCCCGGTCCTTCACCTTGCGAAGCTCCGCATAAAAGGCCTTCACCTCCTTGTCGAAGGCCGAAGTAATAGCCTCGATCTGCTTTTTTGCGCTCTCCTTGGAAGGCTCCGCCTGCGCAGCTGGAACCAATGGCGTCGCAGGCACCGACTCCTGAGCCTGCAGCAGAGCCGCAGAGCCACAAATCAATGCCACCGTCGTAGTAATGGTAGTCAATTTCATACAGTAAGTGTAATATTCAGTAGAAAAGCGTATTCTTAACTTATTTTTGTGCTGAATTAACCAGAGCGGTGCAAATTTAATTGTGTAATCAACGCCATCCATAACGTAGAATAAGTAATGCTTGCTGCTTTTCAGCTCTACGGTCTCGACCATCTGGGAACCTTGTTCTTCCTCACCGGAGTGACTTGGCTCTTGATCCGACTCTGCCGAAAATCCCCACCTCGCCCGGGAGCCAAGCTGGGCATCTCTTTGCTCGCCTTTCTCTGCTTCGCATCCTATCCCATCAATCAGGCAGCCGTCGCCTCCATCGGAGTCTCACGCGATCTCGGACAACTTCTCCCCCTTCACCTCTGTGACATCACCGCTTTCATCTGCGGCTTTGCACTGGTTACCCGCCGTCCACTACTCTGCGAACTCGCTTACTTCTGGGGTCTGGCCGGCACCCTCCAGGGAGTGCTCACCCCTGACCTTTCCCACGAGTTTCCCAACCCGGCCTACATCTCGTTTTTCCTCCAACACGGAGCCATCGTCATCACAGCCATTCTCCTGCCCCTGGGACTGGGATGGAGCCCCCGCAAACACGCTGCCCGCAACACCTACCTCTGGCTGCTCGCCTACGCTGCCGCCATTTATCCGATCAACCTGCTACTCCATACCAATTTCGGATTTGTCATTGCAAAACCCAGCGGAGCCAGCCTACTCGACGTCTTGGGAGACTGGCCATGGTATATCCTCTGGACCTTACTGATTGCCTCCGGAATTTTCTACCTACTCGAACTCCCCTTCAAACTCCGGCGCCATCAAGGAGGACACAATTAAGGCGTGCTATCCGCCTCGGGAACCGTTTAGAATTTGCGCAGTTGACGCCCAACCGATCCTGGGCGAAATCTCCAGCGCAAAGCTTTCTACCTTTCTCCATAACCCTACGCCCACCTTTTCCATACCATGAGCGATTCTTCGTCAAAACCATCCACGCCCAAAAAACGTAAACGCGTCAACGTCCGCCGCCCCGACGTCATGACCTTGGTGCAAAATGAAGTAGAACAACACTACCGCTCATCCATCGTCGAAAAAATCCTTGGCCAAGGCGGAGAACTCACCATCGGAAATACCACCATCCGACTCGCTAAAAAATTCGGGTTCTGCTACGGCGTCGAACGCGCCATCGACCTCGCCTATGCCACCCGCAAGGTCTTCCCTGATCAACGCATCTTTCTCATCGGAGAAATCATCCACAACCCGGAAGTCAACAAACAACTCCGCGACATGGGGATCGTCTCTCTTCCCTGGAAACGCATGGGTGAAGAATACAACGACCTCAATGAAGAAGATGTCGTCATCGTCCCCGCATTCGGAGCCCCAACATCCTTCATGGACCGACTGGCCGAAATCGGATGCCACGTCATCGACACAACCTGCGGGGACGTCATGAAAGTCTGGCGCCGCGTCCGCGACTACGCAAAAAAACAAGTCACCTCCATCATCCACGGCAAAGCAGACCACGAGGAAACCAGAGCAACAGCCTCACGCGCGCTCGGATCCGATAACAACGGCCATTACCTCATCATCCTCACCACCAAAGACGCAGACGAAGTCTGCGACTACATCCGGGGAAATGGCGACCGTCAGGCATTTCTCGACAAATTCGCCGACGCCTACTCGCCAGGATTCGACCCGGATATCCACTTAAGTCAGGTCGGGGTCGCCAACCAAACCACCATGCTGCAAAGCGAAACCGAAGACCTACAGCAACGCATTCGACAAGCCGTCATCGACCGCGACGGGCACCAAGAAAACTACCACGTTTTCGACACCATCTGCGGGGCTACTCAGGAACGTCAAAATGCCCTCTTCGGCATGCTCGATAGCAAGGACAAGCCCCCGATGGACCTCCTCCTCGTCGTCGGTGGATACAACAGCTCCAACACCACACACCTCGCAGAAATAGGGCAGGAAAACCTACCCACATTTTTCATCCGCAACGCCAAGTGCATGGAATCATTGGAGCACATCCTTCACTACGACCTAGAACACAAAGCCGAGGTCAAAAGCGATTACCCCGACTTCCTACTCAAAGACAAACCCGTTATTATCGGAGTCACCGCCGGAGCATCCTGCCCGAACAACCTGATCGAGTCCACCATCGTCAGGACACTCGAAATGCGAGGCGTCAAACTCTAGACGACTCAACACTGAGCCGGGTAGAAAAACTCAACAGGGGCCTATCTACGCGTGTAATCTGAGGAGGTTCTGCAAAACTCTCATTTTTTAGCGAACGTCAAACTCCTCGGCAGCGATAAGAACGAAAAATCAACAAATTAAAAATACAAACGCCAGAGACCACAAGCTGTCGCAAAGTTGATGATACTTAAAATGCTGATGTGTCGCTTCACGGTGAAATGAATAGATTTCCTTTTGATAAACAGAAACAAAAGCTGGCCGGTCAGCTGTTGGGGATCGGGTGTAGCGATTCGTTTTACCTTTTTTTTATTCTAAGCCTTTAAGACGAAGAAGCTCTCTGACATCACAACGTAAACAATCTAAACCACGCCGCCATCAACCCGATAAAATAAGTCATACTGCGACTTGTTCGAAGCTCTTCAATTGAGTCTGGCTATAGCCTATTCCGACGGACGCTTGACGTTCTTTACACTGGCCTCTTTAAAGTGGATCATCTCAGCACTTGTTCCATAACGAAGGATTGCGGTCGAATACAGAGCTTTGTTTTTTAGGTCGATGATGAGGCTGGTGAAATCGGGCTTTTTCGGTTCATGCCAGTTCACCATATACAAGTCATCTCCGATGCTCCTTGATTGATACGGTATGCCTTCTCCCTTATTCCCTTTTCGTGGACCAACGACCCATTCGTATCTCACTTTGCCTTCGTTGAAAGCGATTTCGAGACCGCTCCCATCTTCGTAGAAGTATTGAAAACTGATACCATCCATTAGGTGTTCTGAGTCGAGATACTGCTGCACATGGTTCGGCACGGCTTTCTTTTTAGGCGTATCTTCACCCGATAGCGGCTGGGCAACTGCACCGAATATCGCAAAAATGACTACGGTAGGGATTCTGATTTTTAGTTTCATGTGGTTTCTTTCTGGTTATTTATCGAACGTAAAGCTCAACCGCCCCCGAGTCAACGGTCATAGGCTGAGCAAGATTGTTTCGTGTAAACCCGAACTGGTGTCGAGCGA includes the following:
- a CDS encoding TIGR02206 family membrane protein; its protein translation is MLAAFQLYGLDHLGTLFFLTGVTWLLIRLCRKSPPRPGAKLGISLLAFLCFASYPINQAAVASIGVSRDLGQLLPLHLCDITAFICGFALVTRRPLLCELAYFWGLAGTLQGVLTPDLSHEFPNPAYISFFLQHGAIVITAILLPLGLGWSPRKHAARNTYLWLLAYAAAIYPINLLLHTNFGFVIAKPSGASLLDVLGDWPWYILWTLLIASGIFYLLELPFKLRRHQGGHN
- a CDS encoding MoaF-related domain-containing protein; this encodes MKLKIRIPTVVIFAIFGAVAQPLSGEDTPKKKAVPNHVQQYLDSEHLMDGISFQYFYEDGSGLEIAFNEGKVRYEWVVGPRKGNKGEGIPYQSRSIGDDLYMVNWHEPKKPDFTSLIIDLKNKALYSTAILRYGTSAEMIHFKEASVKNVKRPSE
- a CDS encoding 4-hydroxy-3-methylbut-2-enyl diphosphate reductase, which gives rise to MSDSSSKPSTPKKRKRVNVRRPDVMTLVQNEVEQHYRSSIVEKILGQGGELTIGNTTIRLAKKFGFCYGVERAIDLAYATRKVFPDQRIFLIGEIIHNPEVNKQLRDMGIVSLPWKRMGEEYNDLNEEDVVIVPAFGAPTSFMDRLAEIGCHVIDTTCGDVMKVWRRVRDYAKKQVTSIIHGKADHEETRATASRALGSDNNGHYLIILTTKDADEVCDYIRGNGDRQAFLDKFADAYSPGFDPDIHLSQVGVANQTTMLQSETEDLQQRIRQAVIDRDGHQENYHVFDTICGATQERQNALFGMLDSKDKPPMDLLLVVGGYNSSNTTHLAEIGQENLPTFFIRNAKCMESLEHILHYDLEHKAEVKSDYPDFLLKDKPVIIGVTAGASCPNNLIESTIVRTLEMRGVKL